The following DNA comes from Salvia splendens isolate huo1 chromosome 17, SspV2, whole genome shotgun sequence.
TTAGTGTTTAGTATTGGACTTGTTCTGTTTTTCATCACCTCAATCTCAAAATGTGTTTAATTATTGGATGGATTAATGATCAATCAATGCGAATTAATCGCGGTTATAATATCTCTAGATGCTCCTTATGATCTCCAACAAGTATATCTTCATCTGGTCTGCCTCCGGTAATCCACCACGAATTCCCTAAACATTTTcgaacaaataaaatcaaaatctcTTCATTTTGTACTTAAGTGTGATAGTTGTACCTGACCGAATGAGGTGAAGAGAACTGCTCCTCTGGAAGTAGTAATGGTGGTGTCAATGAGATCAATCCCGAGCAAGGTAATCGCTTCCATTAGTTTAGTAAGCGCGCCTCTCTTCTTCTGGAACACGATGCGTATCCATAGCTTAGTCCCACAGACATGGTTcacctcaacctcaacctccACCTGTTAACAAATGATAAGTAAGAGCAATTATAATGTTGATCAATTTGAGATATAGAATGAATACTACTTTTATTCCATGTTTCTTCATCTCTTTCTCGTCGTCAATCTCCTTCAGTTTGATCTTCTCTTCATCGACGCTAGTCTCCTCCAATTCCAGGAGATGGTTGCTTAGTTCTTCCACTGTCATTTTCAGCTCTTCAATGTATGTGATTGCATCAGTGATTATAGTGGATTTAGTCATCTGCACCAACAAACTCGTATTCAGACAGACTAAATCGCAAGTAAGGATTCGTACTGAGAGGTTTTCGATTACTTGCATTGGTGATGTTGGGGACTAAGGCGCGCAGCTCTAGCTGTCTGTCCCCGAGCTTCTTGCGCCTTCTCCTCTCAGCTTCGAGGTTCTTGGATTTGAACCTTTCGTCGCCCTCGTTGCTGGTGTTGTGGCATTCATTGTCCATGCCTCCTCCCCCCATTGCTTTGCCAAATGATGGGAGGGACTTCCTATTTATAAGTGTATTTCACAAGATTAGCACATGACAGAGTCAAGTGGGAATCTTCTTGTTGAAGTTTGTTAGGCTTCCTTTGGTCAACATACACATTTGATTAGTGTCTTTGGGAGTTGAGAGGTTCATTTCTAgcatgagagagagaaagagagataaaGGGATTTTTCAGCTTAATGTAAAAATATGTTATATCAGTTCAAAGCCATTAAGAAATTGAGTTTCTGACCCTTTTTAACCGTAATATCATCAAACTACTCGTGGTTGCCTTGTTAATTTATATACATATGGTTGAAAGTAGCATAGTACAATATAGTGTGAGCATAGCTGTCTAAACATGCAGAAGTTACAAGTACATTATTCtcttgtcaagttgtttttctctctacttttcaGTGTCAGTTATGTTTGTTACACTGGAAGCCTCCTCATATCTAATTACTACATTATTTTTCTAGAATTATGTTCAGAGCATTATATGTACAAGTGATGG
Coding sequences within:
- the LOC121773698 gene encoding transcription factor DYT1-like translates to MGGGGMDNECHNTSNEGDERFKSKNLEAERRRRKKLGDRQLELRALVPNITNMTKSTIITDAITYIEELKMTVEELSNHLLELEETSVDEEKIKLKEIDDEKEMKKHGIKVEVEVEVNHVCGTKLWIRIVFQKKRGALTKLMEAITLLGIDLIDTTITTSRGAVLFTSFGQGIRGGLPEADQMKIYLLEIIRSI